The following proteins are co-located in the Lagopus muta isolate bLagMut1 chromosome 11, bLagMut1 primary, whole genome shotgun sequence genome:
- the ATG7 gene encoding ubiquitin-like modifier-activating enzyme ATG7 isoform X2, with protein MAAVSNESHHPVDPGSSKLQFAPFSSALNVGFWHELTQKKLNEYRLDETPKVIKGYYYNGDPSGFPARLTLEFSAFDMNAAIPARCCPAFGTLYNTNTFEAFKSCDKKSLLEKEANEIWESIKSGAALENPLLLNRFLLLTFADLKKYHFYYWFCYPALCFPDGIHIVQKPVCLGDRFSLNQIQALQKAYDELCQSEGVTAFPYFLIKYHDNSVVVSPLKKWDGFFQDQEGKVTVGVYDPCNLSHYPGWPLRNFLILASHKWGNILQSIEVLCFRDRTIQGVRDITHSIIFEIKLPQGAFGPDCPKAVGWEKNQKGGMGPRVVNLSECMDPKRLAESSVDLNLKLMCWRLVPTLDLEKIVSAKCLLLGAGTLGCSVARTLMGWGVRKITFVDNARISYSNPVRQPLYEFEDCLSGGKPKALAAAERLQKIFPGVNSEGYNMSIPMPGHPVNFSEVTMAQARKDVATLEELIDAHDVVFLLMDTRESRWLPAVIAASKRKLVINAALGFDTFVVMRHGLKKPKQQETGNACFSTAPGPSDLLGSSLFSNIPGYKLGCYFCNDVVAPGDSTRDRTLDQQCTVSRPGLAMIAGALAVELMVSVLQHPEGGYAVASSSDDRMNEPPTSLGLVPHQIRGFLSRFDNVLPVSLAFDKCTACSPKVLDQYEREGFNFLAKVFNSSHSFLEDLTGLTLLHQETQAAEMKEEEEGQYGMHFNSQLEMCSTVDKVYQQ; from the exons ATGGCAGCAGTCAGCAATGAGTCCCACCATCCTGTGGATCCTGGAAGTTCGAAGCTGCAGTTTGCCCCCTTCAGTAGTGCCTTGAACGTAGGATTCTGGCATGAACTAACCCAGAAGAAGCTCAACGAGTACCGATTAGATGAGACTCCAAAGGTTATCAAAGGGTACTACTACAATG GCGATCCATCAGGTTTCCCAGCTCGTTTGACGTTGGAATTTAGTGCCTTTGACAT gaATGCTGCAATACCAGCACGTTGCTGTCCTGCTTTTGGAACATTGTATAATACCAACACTTTTGAGGCTTTCAAGTCCTGTGATAAAAAATCACttttggaaaaagaagcaaatgag ATATGGGAATCAATAAAATCTGGAGCTGCACTTGAAAACCCTCTGCTCTTGAACAGGTTCCTGCTGTTGACATTCGCA gatctgaaaaaatatcatttctaTTACTGGTTTTGCTACCCTGCTCTCTGCTTCCCTGATGGAATACATATAGTTCAGAAACCAGTGTGTCTTGGTGACCGGTTCTCTTTAAATCAG atTCAAGCACTTCAGAAAGCGTATGATGAACTTTGCCAGTCAGAAGGGGTTACAgcctttccttattttttaatcaagtaTCATGACAATTCAGTGGTTGTATCTCCGCTCAAAAAATGGGATGGTTTCTTTCAAGACCAAGAGGGAAAG GTGACAGTTGGAGTTTATGATCCGTGTAATTTATCTCACTATCCAGGATGGCCACTGCGAAATTTCCTGATCTTGGCATCACATAAATG GGGCAATATTCTCCAATCAATTGAAGTGCTCTGCTTCAGAGACAGGACCATACAAGGGGTGAGAGACATAACACACAGCATtatctttgaaataaaacttcCACAAGGAGCATTTGGCCCAG ATTGTCCAAAAGCTGTTGGATGGGAGAAAAACCAGAAGGGAGGCATGGGTCCAAGGGTGGTCAATCTCAGTGAGTGTATGGATCCAAAAAg GTTAGCAGAATCATCGGTGGATCTTAATTTGAAATTGATGTGCTGGCGGTTGGTCCCTACTCTTGATTTGGAAAAAATTGTGTCTGCCAAGTGTCTGCTGCTAGGAGCTGGTACGCTGGGTTGTAGTGTGGCAAGGACTTTGATG GGTTGGGGAGTCAGGAAGATTACATTTGTTGACAACGCAAGGATTTCATACTCCAACCCAGTGCGACAGCCGCTGTATGAATTTGAAGACTGTCTCAGTGGTGGGAAGCCTAAGGCacttgcagctgcagaaagacttcagaaaatctTCCCAGGAGTG AATTCAGAAGGCTATAACATGAGCATCCCTATGCCAGGCCATCCAGtgaatttttcagaagtaaCAATGGCACAGGCTCGGAAGGATGTGGCTACACTTGAAGAGCTTATTGATGCTCATGATGTTGTTTTCCTACTAATGGACACTAGAGAGAGTCGATGGCTTCCTGCTGTTATTGCAGCCAGCAAGAGGAAG CTGGTCATCAATGCTGCCCTGGGGTTTGACACATTTGTCGTTATGAGACATGGACTGAAGAAACCCAAACAGCAAGAAACTGGCAATGCATGTTTCAGCACTGCCCCTGGTCCTTCTGACCTTTTGGGCTCGTCGCTCTTTTCAAATATCCCTGGCTACAAGCTGGGCTGCTATTTCTGCAATGATGTCGTGGCACCAGGGGAT TCCACCAGGGATCGAACACTGGATCAGCAGTGTACAGTCAGTCGACCTGGATTAGCCATGATAGCCGGAGCTCTTGCAGTGGAATTAATGGTTTCTGTTTTACAGCATCCAGAAGG TGGTTATGCTGTGGCCAGCAGTAGTGATGATAGAATGAATGAGCCACCTACTTCTCTTGGGCTTGTTCCTCATCAG ATCCGTGGTTTTTTATCAAGATTTGATAATGTTCTTCCAGTCAGTTTGGCATTTGATAAGTGCACAGCCTGTTCCCCCAAA
- the ATG7 gene encoding ubiquitin-like modifier-activating enzyme ATG7 isoform X5, translating into MAAVSNESHHPVDPGSSKLQFAPFSSALNVGFWHELTQKKLNEYRLDETPKVIKGYYYNGDPSGFPARLTLEFSAFDMNAAIPARCCPAFGTLYNTNTFEAFKSCDKKSLLEKEANEIWESIKSGAALENPLLLNRFLLLTFADLKKYHFYYWFCYPALCFPDGIHIVQKPVCLGDRFSLNQIQALQKAYDELCQSEGVTAFPYFLIKYHDNSVVVSPLKKWDGFFQDQEGKVTVGVYDPCNLSHYPGWPLRNFLILASHKWGNILQSIEVLCFRDRTIQGVRDITHSIIFEIKLPQGAFGPDCPKAVGWEKNQKGGMGPRVVNLSECMDPKRLAESSVDLNLKLMCWRLVPTLDLEKIVSAKCLLLGAGTLGCSVARTLMGWGVRKITFVDNARISYSNPVRQPLYEFEDCLSGGKPKALAAAERLQKIFPGVNSEGYNMSIPMPGHPVNFSEVTMAQARKDVATLEELIDAHDVVFLLMDTRESRWLPAVIAASKRKLVINAALGFDTFVVMRHGLKKPKQQETGNACFSTAPGPSDLLGSSLFSNIPGYKLGCYFCNDVVAPGDSTRDRTLDQQCTVSRPGLAMIAGALAVELMVSVLQHPEGGYAVASSSDDRMNEPPTSLGLVPHQIRGFLSRFDNVLPVSLAFDKCTACSPKAVLVCLTSFDGIFVSIFSSKVQAQNLNLLLFLGTCLLS; encoded by the exons ATGGCAGCAGTCAGCAATGAGTCCCACCATCCTGTGGATCCTGGAAGTTCGAAGCTGCAGTTTGCCCCCTTCAGTAGTGCCTTGAACGTAGGATTCTGGCATGAACTAACCCAGAAGAAGCTCAACGAGTACCGATTAGATGAGACTCCAAAGGTTATCAAAGGGTACTACTACAATG GCGATCCATCAGGTTTCCCAGCTCGTTTGACGTTGGAATTTAGTGCCTTTGACAT gaATGCTGCAATACCAGCACGTTGCTGTCCTGCTTTTGGAACATTGTATAATACCAACACTTTTGAGGCTTTCAAGTCCTGTGATAAAAAATCACttttggaaaaagaagcaaatgag ATATGGGAATCAATAAAATCTGGAGCTGCACTTGAAAACCCTCTGCTCTTGAACAGGTTCCTGCTGTTGACATTCGCA gatctgaaaaaatatcatttctaTTACTGGTTTTGCTACCCTGCTCTCTGCTTCCCTGATGGAATACATATAGTTCAGAAACCAGTGTGTCTTGGTGACCGGTTCTCTTTAAATCAG atTCAAGCACTTCAGAAAGCGTATGATGAACTTTGCCAGTCAGAAGGGGTTACAgcctttccttattttttaatcaagtaTCATGACAATTCAGTGGTTGTATCTCCGCTCAAAAAATGGGATGGTTTCTTTCAAGACCAAGAGGGAAAG GTGACAGTTGGAGTTTATGATCCGTGTAATTTATCTCACTATCCAGGATGGCCACTGCGAAATTTCCTGATCTTGGCATCACATAAATG GGGCAATATTCTCCAATCAATTGAAGTGCTCTGCTTCAGAGACAGGACCATACAAGGGGTGAGAGACATAACACACAGCATtatctttgaaataaaacttcCACAAGGAGCATTTGGCCCAG ATTGTCCAAAAGCTGTTGGATGGGAGAAAAACCAGAAGGGAGGCATGGGTCCAAGGGTGGTCAATCTCAGTGAGTGTATGGATCCAAAAAg GTTAGCAGAATCATCGGTGGATCTTAATTTGAAATTGATGTGCTGGCGGTTGGTCCCTACTCTTGATTTGGAAAAAATTGTGTCTGCCAAGTGTCTGCTGCTAGGAGCTGGTACGCTGGGTTGTAGTGTGGCAAGGACTTTGATG GGTTGGGGAGTCAGGAAGATTACATTTGTTGACAACGCAAGGATTTCATACTCCAACCCAGTGCGACAGCCGCTGTATGAATTTGAAGACTGTCTCAGTGGTGGGAAGCCTAAGGCacttgcagctgcagaaagacttcagaaaatctTCCCAGGAGTG AATTCAGAAGGCTATAACATGAGCATCCCTATGCCAGGCCATCCAGtgaatttttcagaagtaaCAATGGCACAGGCTCGGAAGGATGTGGCTACACTTGAAGAGCTTATTGATGCTCATGATGTTGTTTTCCTACTAATGGACACTAGAGAGAGTCGATGGCTTCCTGCTGTTATTGCAGCCAGCAAGAGGAAG CTGGTCATCAATGCTGCCCTGGGGTTTGACACATTTGTCGTTATGAGACATGGACTGAAGAAACCCAAACAGCAAGAAACTGGCAATGCATGTTTCAGCACTGCCCCTGGTCCTTCTGACCTTTTGGGCTCGTCGCTCTTTTCAAATATCCCTGGCTACAAGCTGGGCTGCTATTTCTGCAATGATGTCGTGGCACCAGGGGAT TCCACCAGGGATCGAACACTGGATCAGCAGTGTACAGTCAGTCGACCTGGATTAGCCATGATAGCCGGAGCTCTTGCAGTGGAATTAATGGTTTCTGTTTTACAGCATCCAGAAGG TGGTTATGCTGTGGCCAGCAGTAGTGATGATAGAATGAATGAGCCACCTACTTCTCTTGGGCTTGTTCCTCATCAG ATCCGTGGTTTTTTATCAAGATTTGATAATGTTCTTCCAGTCAGTTTGGCATTTGATAAGTGCACAGCCTGTTCCCCCAAA GCTGTCTTGGTGTGTTTGACAAGTTTTGATGGAATTTTTGTGTCCATTTTCTCCTCAAAAGTTCAAGCACAGAACTTAaatctgctgttatttttaggAACGTGTTTACTGTCTTAA
- the ATG7 gene encoding ubiquitin-like modifier-activating enzyme ATG7 isoform X6, producing the protein MAAVSNESHHPVDPGSSKLQFAPFSSALNVGFWHELTQKKLNEYRLDETPKVIKGYYYNGDPSGFPARLTLEFSAFDMNAAIPARCCPAFGTLYNTNTFEAFKSCDKKSLLEKEANEIWESIKSGAALENPLLLNRFLLLTFADLKKYHFYYWFCYPALCFPDGIHIVQKPVCLGDRFSLNQIQALQKAYDELCQSEGVTAFPYFLIKYHDNSVVVSPLKKWDGFFQDQEGKVTVGVYDPCNLSHYPGWPLRNFLILASHKWGNILQSIEVLCFRDRTIQGVRDITHSIIFEIKLPQGAFGPDCPKAVGWEKNQKGGMGPRVVNLSECMDPKRLAESSVDLNLKLMCWRLVPTLDLEKIVSAKCLLLGAGTLGCSVARTLMGWGVRKITFVDNARISYSNPVRQPLYEFEDCLSGGKPKALAAAERLQKIFPGVNSEGYNMSIPMPGHPVNFSEVTMAQARKDVATLEELIDAHDVVFLLMDTRESRWLPAVIAASKRKLVINAALGFDTFVVMRHGLKKPKQQETGNACFSTAPGPSDLLGSSLFSNIPGYKLGCYFCNDVVAPGDSTRDRTLDQQCTVSRPGLAMIAGALAVELMVSVLQHPEGGYAVASSSDDRMNEPPTSLGLVPHQIRGFLSRFDNVLPVSLAFDKCTACSPKPVHLSSSCGSFAPWVADATIR; encoded by the exons ATGGCAGCAGTCAGCAATGAGTCCCACCATCCTGTGGATCCTGGAAGTTCGAAGCTGCAGTTTGCCCCCTTCAGTAGTGCCTTGAACGTAGGATTCTGGCATGAACTAACCCAGAAGAAGCTCAACGAGTACCGATTAGATGAGACTCCAAAGGTTATCAAAGGGTACTACTACAATG GCGATCCATCAGGTTTCCCAGCTCGTTTGACGTTGGAATTTAGTGCCTTTGACAT gaATGCTGCAATACCAGCACGTTGCTGTCCTGCTTTTGGAACATTGTATAATACCAACACTTTTGAGGCTTTCAAGTCCTGTGATAAAAAATCACttttggaaaaagaagcaaatgag ATATGGGAATCAATAAAATCTGGAGCTGCACTTGAAAACCCTCTGCTCTTGAACAGGTTCCTGCTGTTGACATTCGCA gatctgaaaaaatatcatttctaTTACTGGTTTTGCTACCCTGCTCTCTGCTTCCCTGATGGAATACATATAGTTCAGAAACCAGTGTGTCTTGGTGACCGGTTCTCTTTAAATCAG atTCAAGCACTTCAGAAAGCGTATGATGAACTTTGCCAGTCAGAAGGGGTTACAgcctttccttattttttaatcaagtaTCATGACAATTCAGTGGTTGTATCTCCGCTCAAAAAATGGGATGGTTTCTTTCAAGACCAAGAGGGAAAG GTGACAGTTGGAGTTTATGATCCGTGTAATTTATCTCACTATCCAGGATGGCCACTGCGAAATTTCCTGATCTTGGCATCACATAAATG GGGCAATATTCTCCAATCAATTGAAGTGCTCTGCTTCAGAGACAGGACCATACAAGGGGTGAGAGACATAACACACAGCATtatctttgaaataaaacttcCACAAGGAGCATTTGGCCCAG ATTGTCCAAAAGCTGTTGGATGGGAGAAAAACCAGAAGGGAGGCATGGGTCCAAGGGTGGTCAATCTCAGTGAGTGTATGGATCCAAAAAg GTTAGCAGAATCATCGGTGGATCTTAATTTGAAATTGATGTGCTGGCGGTTGGTCCCTACTCTTGATTTGGAAAAAATTGTGTCTGCCAAGTGTCTGCTGCTAGGAGCTGGTACGCTGGGTTGTAGTGTGGCAAGGACTTTGATG GGTTGGGGAGTCAGGAAGATTACATTTGTTGACAACGCAAGGATTTCATACTCCAACCCAGTGCGACAGCCGCTGTATGAATTTGAAGACTGTCTCAGTGGTGGGAAGCCTAAGGCacttgcagctgcagaaagacttcagaaaatctTCCCAGGAGTG AATTCAGAAGGCTATAACATGAGCATCCCTATGCCAGGCCATCCAGtgaatttttcagaagtaaCAATGGCACAGGCTCGGAAGGATGTGGCTACACTTGAAGAGCTTATTGATGCTCATGATGTTGTTTTCCTACTAATGGACACTAGAGAGAGTCGATGGCTTCCTGCTGTTATTGCAGCCAGCAAGAGGAAG CTGGTCATCAATGCTGCCCTGGGGTTTGACACATTTGTCGTTATGAGACATGGACTGAAGAAACCCAAACAGCAAGAAACTGGCAATGCATGTTTCAGCACTGCCCCTGGTCCTTCTGACCTTTTGGGCTCGTCGCTCTTTTCAAATATCCCTGGCTACAAGCTGGGCTGCTATTTCTGCAATGATGTCGTGGCACCAGGGGAT TCCACCAGGGATCGAACACTGGATCAGCAGTGTACAGTCAGTCGACCTGGATTAGCCATGATAGCCGGAGCTCTTGCAGTGGAATTAATGGTTTCTGTTTTACAGCATCCAGAAGG TGGTTATGCTGTGGCCAGCAGTAGTGATGATAGAATGAATGAGCCACCTACTTCTCTTGGGCTTGTTCCTCATCAG ATCCGTGGTTTTTTATCAAGATTTGATAATGTTCTTCCAGTCAGTTTGGCATTTGATAAGTGCACAGCCTGTTCCCCCAAA ccAGTCCATTTGTCTTCATCATGCGGAAGCTTTGCTCCCTGGGTGGCAGATGCAACCATTAGATAA
- the ATG7 gene encoding ubiquitin-like modifier-activating enzyme ATG7 isoform X4, with translation MAAVSNESHHPVDPGSSKLQFAPFSSALNVGFWHELTQKKLNEYRLDETPKVIKGYYYNGDPSGFPARLTLEFSAFDMNAAIPARCCPAFGTLYNTNTFEAFKSCDKKSLLEKEANEIWESIKSGAALENPLLLNRFLLLTFADLKKYHFYYWFCYPALCFPDGIHIVQKPVCLGDRFSLNQIQALQKAYDELCQSEGVTAFPYFLIKYHDNSVVVSPLKKWDGFFQDQEGKVTVGVYDPCNLSHYPGWPLRNFLILASHKWGNILQSIEVLCFRDRTIQGVRDITHSIIFEIKLPQGAFGPDCPKAVGWEKNQKGGMGPRVVNLSECMDPKRLAESSVDLNLKLMCWRLVPTLDLEKIVSAKCLLLGAGTLGCSVARTLMGWGVRKITFVDNARISYSNPVRQPLYEFEDCLSGGKPKALAAAERLQKIFPGVNSEGYNMSIPMPGHPVNFSEVTMAQARKDVATLEELIDAHDVVFLLMDTRESRWLPAVIAASKRKLVINAALGFDTFVVMRHGLKKPKQQETGNACFSTAPGPSDLLGSSLFSNIPGYKLGCYFCNDVVAPGDSTRDRTLDQQCTVSRPGLAMIAGALAVELMVSVLQHPEGGYAVASSSDDRMNEPPTSLGLVPHQIRGFLSRFDNVLPVSLAFDKCTACSPKVLDQYEREGFNFLAKVFNSSHSFLEDLTGLTLLHQETQAAEGR, from the exons ATGGCAGCAGTCAGCAATGAGTCCCACCATCCTGTGGATCCTGGAAGTTCGAAGCTGCAGTTTGCCCCCTTCAGTAGTGCCTTGAACGTAGGATTCTGGCATGAACTAACCCAGAAGAAGCTCAACGAGTACCGATTAGATGAGACTCCAAAGGTTATCAAAGGGTACTACTACAATG GCGATCCATCAGGTTTCCCAGCTCGTTTGACGTTGGAATTTAGTGCCTTTGACAT gaATGCTGCAATACCAGCACGTTGCTGTCCTGCTTTTGGAACATTGTATAATACCAACACTTTTGAGGCTTTCAAGTCCTGTGATAAAAAATCACttttggaaaaagaagcaaatgag ATATGGGAATCAATAAAATCTGGAGCTGCACTTGAAAACCCTCTGCTCTTGAACAGGTTCCTGCTGTTGACATTCGCA gatctgaaaaaatatcatttctaTTACTGGTTTTGCTACCCTGCTCTCTGCTTCCCTGATGGAATACATATAGTTCAGAAACCAGTGTGTCTTGGTGACCGGTTCTCTTTAAATCAG atTCAAGCACTTCAGAAAGCGTATGATGAACTTTGCCAGTCAGAAGGGGTTACAgcctttccttattttttaatcaagtaTCATGACAATTCAGTGGTTGTATCTCCGCTCAAAAAATGGGATGGTTTCTTTCAAGACCAAGAGGGAAAG GTGACAGTTGGAGTTTATGATCCGTGTAATTTATCTCACTATCCAGGATGGCCACTGCGAAATTTCCTGATCTTGGCATCACATAAATG GGGCAATATTCTCCAATCAATTGAAGTGCTCTGCTTCAGAGACAGGACCATACAAGGGGTGAGAGACATAACACACAGCATtatctttgaaataaaacttcCACAAGGAGCATTTGGCCCAG ATTGTCCAAAAGCTGTTGGATGGGAGAAAAACCAGAAGGGAGGCATGGGTCCAAGGGTGGTCAATCTCAGTGAGTGTATGGATCCAAAAAg GTTAGCAGAATCATCGGTGGATCTTAATTTGAAATTGATGTGCTGGCGGTTGGTCCCTACTCTTGATTTGGAAAAAATTGTGTCTGCCAAGTGTCTGCTGCTAGGAGCTGGTACGCTGGGTTGTAGTGTGGCAAGGACTTTGATG GGTTGGGGAGTCAGGAAGATTACATTTGTTGACAACGCAAGGATTTCATACTCCAACCCAGTGCGACAGCCGCTGTATGAATTTGAAGACTGTCTCAGTGGTGGGAAGCCTAAGGCacttgcagctgcagaaagacttcagaaaatctTCCCAGGAGTG AATTCAGAAGGCTATAACATGAGCATCCCTATGCCAGGCCATCCAGtgaatttttcagaagtaaCAATGGCACAGGCTCGGAAGGATGTGGCTACACTTGAAGAGCTTATTGATGCTCATGATGTTGTTTTCCTACTAATGGACACTAGAGAGAGTCGATGGCTTCCTGCTGTTATTGCAGCCAGCAAGAGGAAG CTGGTCATCAATGCTGCCCTGGGGTTTGACACATTTGTCGTTATGAGACATGGACTGAAGAAACCCAAACAGCAAGAAACTGGCAATGCATGTTTCAGCACTGCCCCTGGTCCTTCTGACCTTTTGGGCTCGTCGCTCTTTTCAAATATCCCTGGCTACAAGCTGGGCTGCTATTTCTGCAATGATGTCGTGGCACCAGGGGAT TCCACCAGGGATCGAACACTGGATCAGCAGTGTACAGTCAGTCGACCTGGATTAGCCATGATAGCCGGAGCTCTTGCAGTGGAATTAATGGTTTCTGTTTTACAGCATCCAGAAGG TGGTTATGCTGTGGCCAGCAGTAGTGATGATAGAATGAATGAGCCACCTACTTCTCTTGGGCTTGTTCCTCATCAG ATCCGTGGTTTTTTATCAAGATTTGATAATGTTCTTCCAGTCAGTTTGGCATTTGATAAGTGCACAGCCTGTTCCCCCAAA
- the ATG7 gene encoding ubiquitin-like modifier-activating enzyme ATG7 isoform X7 — translation MAAVSNESHHPVDPGSSKLQFAPFSSALNVGFWHELTQKKLNEYRLDETPKVIKGYYYNGDPSGFPARLTLEFSAFDMNAAIPARCCPAFGTLYNTNTFEAFKSCDKKSLLEKEANEIWESIKSGAALENPLLLNRFLLLTFADLKKYHFYYWFCYPALCFPDGIHIVQKPVCLGDRFSLNQIQALQKAYDELCQSEGVTAFPYFLIKYHDNSVVVSPLKKWDGFFQDQEGKVTVGVYDPCNLSHYPGWPLRNFLILASHKWGNILQSIEVLCFRDRTIQGVRDITHSIIFEIKLPQGAFGPDCPKAVGWEKNQKGGMGPRVVNLSECMDPKRLAESSVDLNLKLMCWRLVPTLDLEKIVSAKCLLLGAGTLGCSVARTLMGWGVRKITFVDNARISYSNPVRQPLYEFEDCLSGGKPKALAAAERLQKIFPGVNSEGYNMSIPMPGHPVNFSEVTMAQARKDVATLEELIDAHDVVFLLMDTRESRWLPAVIAASKRKLVINAALGFDTFVVMRHGLKKPKQQETGNACFSTAPGPSDLLGSSLFSNIPGYKLGCYFCNDVVAPGDSTRDRTLDQQCTVSRPGLAMIAGALAVELMVSVLQHPEGGYAVASSSDDRMNEPPTSLGLVPHQIRGFLSRFDNVLPVSLAFDKCTACSPKKSLSSEQKMKLPF, via the exons ATGGCAGCAGTCAGCAATGAGTCCCACCATCCTGTGGATCCTGGAAGTTCGAAGCTGCAGTTTGCCCCCTTCAGTAGTGCCTTGAACGTAGGATTCTGGCATGAACTAACCCAGAAGAAGCTCAACGAGTACCGATTAGATGAGACTCCAAAGGTTATCAAAGGGTACTACTACAATG GCGATCCATCAGGTTTCCCAGCTCGTTTGACGTTGGAATTTAGTGCCTTTGACAT gaATGCTGCAATACCAGCACGTTGCTGTCCTGCTTTTGGAACATTGTATAATACCAACACTTTTGAGGCTTTCAAGTCCTGTGATAAAAAATCACttttggaaaaagaagcaaatgag ATATGGGAATCAATAAAATCTGGAGCTGCACTTGAAAACCCTCTGCTCTTGAACAGGTTCCTGCTGTTGACATTCGCA gatctgaaaaaatatcatttctaTTACTGGTTTTGCTACCCTGCTCTCTGCTTCCCTGATGGAATACATATAGTTCAGAAACCAGTGTGTCTTGGTGACCGGTTCTCTTTAAATCAG atTCAAGCACTTCAGAAAGCGTATGATGAACTTTGCCAGTCAGAAGGGGTTACAgcctttccttattttttaatcaagtaTCATGACAATTCAGTGGTTGTATCTCCGCTCAAAAAATGGGATGGTTTCTTTCAAGACCAAGAGGGAAAG GTGACAGTTGGAGTTTATGATCCGTGTAATTTATCTCACTATCCAGGATGGCCACTGCGAAATTTCCTGATCTTGGCATCACATAAATG GGGCAATATTCTCCAATCAATTGAAGTGCTCTGCTTCAGAGACAGGACCATACAAGGGGTGAGAGACATAACACACAGCATtatctttgaaataaaacttcCACAAGGAGCATTTGGCCCAG ATTGTCCAAAAGCTGTTGGATGGGAGAAAAACCAGAAGGGAGGCATGGGTCCAAGGGTGGTCAATCTCAGTGAGTGTATGGATCCAAAAAg GTTAGCAGAATCATCGGTGGATCTTAATTTGAAATTGATGTGCTGGCGGTTGGTCCCTACTCTTGATTTGGAAAAAATTGTGTCTGCCAAGTGTCTGCTGCTAGGAGCTGGTACGCTGGGTTGTAGTGTGGCAAGGACTTTGATG GGTTGGGGAGTCAGGAAGATTACATTTGTTGACAACGCAAGGATTTCATACTCCAACCCAGTGCGACAGCCGCTGTATGAATTTGAAGACTGTCTCAGTGGTGGGAAGCCTAAGGCacttgcagctgcagaaagacttcagaaaatctTCCCAGGAGTG AATTCAGAAGGCTATAACATGAGCATCCCTATGCCAGGCCATCCAGtgaatttttcagaagtaaCAATGGCACAGGCTCGGAAGGATGTGGCTACACTTGAAGAGCTTATTGATGCTCATGATGTTGTTTTCCTACTAATGGACACTAGAGAGAGTCGATGGCTTCCTGCTGTTATTGCAGCCAGCAAGAGGAAG CTGGTCATCAATGCTGCCCTGGGGTTTGACACATTTGTCGTTATGAGACATGGACTGAAGAAACCCAAACAGCAAGAAACTGGCAATGCATGTTTCAGCACTGCCCCTGGTCCTTCTGACCTTTTGGGCTCGTCGCTCTTTTCAAATATCCCTGGCTACAAGCTGGGCTGCTATTTCTGCAATGATGTCGTGGCACCAGGGGAT TCCACCAGGGATCGAACACTGGATCAGCAGTGTACAGTCAGTCGACCTGGATTAGCCATGATAGCCGGAGCTCTTGCAGTGGAATTAATGGTTTCTGTTTTACAGCATCCAGAAGG TGGTTATGCTGTGGCCAGCAGTAGTGATGATAGAATGAATGAGCCACCTACTTCTCTTGGGCTTGTTCCTCATCAG ATCCGTGGTTTTTTATCAAGATTTGATAATGTTCTTCCAGTCAGTTTGGCATTTGATAAGTGCACAGCCTGTTCCCCCAAA aaatctttgtcATCTGAACAAAAGATGAagcttcctttttaa